In the genome of Vicia villosa cultivar HV-30 ecotype Madison, WI linkage group LG7, Vvil1.0, whole genome shotgun sequence, one region contains:
- the LOC131620132 gene encoding F-box/LRR-repeat protein At4g14096-like, giving the protein MDENLESKDRLSDLPDCILLHILSFLGAKPTVQTCILSPRWNSLWKRLPTLRLNCFNYRYYNFTEFVTQILSLRDDSTTLHTLTFHRHGLVEPHLLKRVLNYGISHNVQQLEINVKCEIQHFPPSLFSCHTLTSLKLVHPNFYYMRALLPYSLNLPSLTELHLHSFAFPFGDDGCAEPFSGLHKLNTLIIDKCEVQNLCILSTSLVRLTIVTRDYPPDDCCEIELCTQNLCMFTFIGSAFHKLYGSKNNLSSIKHIDIDLRLMSDSAEYSLFLLNFLVELVSVKSMTVSSQTLQVLSLVPGLFKVDLPSLCNLKSLKVKKKQSSFLPDLVVEFLLQNSPSTKVEILD; this is encoded by the exons ATGGATGAAAACCTAGAGTCTAAAGACAGATTAAGTGATTTACCCGATTGTATTCTCCTTCACATTCTCTCCTTTTTAGGCGCCAAACCCACGGTTCAAACTTGCATACTGTCCCCGAGATGGAACTCTCTCTGGAAGCGTCTTCCCACTCTTCGATTAAACTGCTTCAACTATAGGTATTACAATTTCACCGAATTTGTAACTCAGATTTTGTCTCTTCGAGATGACTCAACAACACTACACACTCTCACTTTTCACCGTCATGGTTTGGTTGAGCCTCACCTACTCAAAAGAGTCCTAAATTACGGCATTTCACATAATGTCCAGCAGTTAGAAATCAATGTCAAATGTGAGATTCAACACTTTCCTCCAAGCTTATTTTCGTGTCACACTTTGACATCTCTTAAACTTGTTCACCCTAACTTTTACTATATGAGAGCATTACTTCCTTATTCTCTGAATTTGCCATCACTAACTGAATTGCATCTGCATTCGTTCGCCTTTCCATTTGGCGATGATGGTTGTGCCGAGCCTTTTTCGGGATTACACAAGTTGAATACTTTGATTATTGATAAATGTGAAGTACAAAACCTCTGCATATTGAGTACCTCACTTGTCCGTTTAACTATAGTCACCCGTGATTATCCTCCCGATGATTGTTGTGAAATTGAGTTATGTACTCAAAATCTTTGTATGTTTACTTTTATTGGTTCTGCTTTTCACAAACTCTATGGGAGCAAAAACAATTTGTCTTCTATTAAACACATAGACATTGATCTTAGGTTGATGTCAGATTCTGCGGAGTATTCGTTGTTTCTACTCAACTTCCTGGTTGAGCTTGTTAGTGTTAAGTCAATGACGGTTTCTTCACAGACTCTTCAG GTTCTTTCTTTAGTTCCTGGCTTATTTAAGGTTGATCTCCCTTCCTTGTGTAACTTGAAGTCACTTAAAGTAAAAAAGAAACAATCTTCGTTCCTACCCGATTTAGTAGTGGAATTTTTGCTTCAAAACTCTCCCTCAACAAAGGTTGAAATCTTAGATTGA
- the LOC131620130 gene encoding uncharacterized protein LOC131620130: MNVLLSPREVGHGFYTSFWHGNWLNGGILKNLFLGLFNVSLLQNASIGAMGGWREGRWIWGDFSIPAAAPLQISDDVNRLCLMLDGAPVLRPDSPDTARWQHGVDGIFAVSSCYNWLNLQHIPPGPDDRFHSAFSAIWKVEAPAKVKAFGWRCFLNKLPTKDSLLRKGILNSSSNLECAFCGDCHESLLHSFLSCRNSVIVWREMSDWVGMNYQSFTNFKEGFCHWSSFCRKKKVKKGKEGIFWLAIIWSLWLRRNDIVFNNASWNSRDVVWSVKALMWRWSFIGKITHSYCNFYEFSNNPLFYLS, from the exons ATGAATGTGTTGCTCTCTCCCCGTGAA gttGGGCACGGTTTTTATACATCATTTTGGCATGGTAATTGGTTGAACGGAGGAATTTTAAAGAACCTCTTCCTGGGTCTTTTTAATGTTTCTCTTTTGCAAAACGCTTCAATAGGTGCTATGGGAGGATGGAGAGAAGGGAGGTGGATTTGGGGGGACTTCAGTATTCCGGCAGCCGCTCCGCTACAAATTAGTGATGATGTCAACCGCCTTTGTTTGATGCTGGATGGTGCACCGGTTTTGCGGCCGGACAGCCCCGACACGGCTAGGTGGCAGCATGGTGTGGATGGCATCTTTGCCGTCTCTTCTTGTTATAATTGGTTGAATTTGCAGCATATTCCTCCTGGCCCGGATGATCGCTTCCATTCGGCTTTTAGCGCTATATGGAAGGTGGAGGCGCCCGCAAAAGTGAAGGCGTTTGGTTGGAGGTGCTTTCTCAATAAGCTCCCGACGAAAGACTCTCTTCTTCGCAAAGGTATTCTCAATTCTTCCTCGAATTTAGAATGTGCTTTTTGTGGTGATTGTCATGAATCGTTATTACACTCCTTCTTATCTTGTCGGAATTCAGTTATTGTTTGGAGGGAGATGTCCGATTGGGTAGGAATGAACTATCAAAGTTTTACGAATTTTAAGGAGGGGTTTTGTCATTGGAGTTCATTTTGCCGGAAAAAGAAAGTCAAAAAGGGAAAGGAGGGAATCTTTTGGTTGGCTATTATTTGGAGTTTGTGGCTTCGAAGGAATGATATAGTCTTCAACAATGCTTCTTGGAACTCGAGGGATGTGGTTTGGAGTGTTAAGGCCTTAATGTGGAGGTGGTCTTTCATAGGGAAAATTACTCATTCCTattgtaatttctatgagtttagcaataacccattgttttacttatCTTAA
- the LOC131620133 gene encoding uncharacterized protein LOC131620133: MCAKKGLRQGDPISPLLFVVVMEYLHRKLKDLHSVPNFKAHNKCKKAGIVEVSFADDLLLFSRGDKQSVQLMMQKYEEFSRATGLVVNLAKCKVYCGGMNKEQEESIAEIIGFKVGSLPFKYLGIPLESKRLSNNQCALLVEKIGRKINHWSAQMLSYAGRKDLSSRRALIAWSKICESKKHGGLNVFDLERWNNTCLMKLLRNLNQKVDSLWVRWVHSYYIKSSNVMIVPVKASCSWIHRAILHQRQKAQEQDNWNRAIQDNRFCKEKVYLELGNVSQPVSWRRIMYGNDARPRAIFTTWMACHGRLATKERLVCFGILNSAECVFCTGVEDIQHLLF; encoded by the exons ATGTGTGCTAAGAAAGGGTTGAGGCAAGGTGACCCCATTTCACCACTTCTTTTTGTGGTAGTAATGGAGTACTTACATAGAAAACTCAAAGATCTCCATTCTGTCCCCAATTTTAAAGCCCACAATAAATGTAAGAAAGCTGGTATTGTGGAGGTGAGTTTTGCTGATGACCTCCTTTTATTCTCTAGAGGGGATAAGCAGTCTGTGCAGTTGATGATGCAGAAGTATGAGGAGTTCTCAAGAGCTACAGGTTTGGTTGTTAACCTTGCCAAATGCAAAGTGTATTGTGGTGGTATGAACAAGGAGCAGGAGGAAAGCATTGCTGAAATAATTGGGTTTAAGGTTGGATCCTTACCATTTAAGTATCTTGGGATCCCCTTGGAGAGCAAGAGATTATCCAATAACCAGTGTGCTTTGCTTGTAGAGAAAATTGGCAGGAAAATCAACCATTGGTCTGCTCAAATGCTTAGTTATGCAGGGC GTAAAGACTTGAGCAGCAGAAGAGCTCTTATTGCTTGGAGTAAAATTTGTGAATCAAAAAAGCATGGAGGACTTAATGTGTTTGATCTGGAAAGATGGAATAACACTTGTTTAATGAAGCTACTCCGGAATCTTAATCAGAAGGTTGATAGCCTTTGGGTGAGATGGGTGCATAGCTACTACATTAAGAGTAGCAATGTGATGATTGTACCTGTTAAAGCTAGCTGCTCATGGATTCATCGTGCGATTCTTCACCAGAGACAGAAGGCACAAGAGCAGGATAATTGGAATAGGGCCATACAAGATAATAGGTTCTGCAAGGAGAAAGTTTATCTGGAGCTTGGCAATGTTTCGCAGCCAGTTTCATGGAGGAGAATTATGTATGGTAATGATGCTCGTCCTCGAGCCATTTTCACGACATGGATGGCGTGCCATGGAAGGTTGGCTACTAAGGAGCGTCTTGTCTGCTTTGGGATACTGAACAGTGCTGAGTGTGTGTTTTGTACAGGTGTGGAAGATATTCAGCATCTCCTTTTTTAG